The following are encoded together in the Gammaproteobacteria bacterium genome:
- the rsmH gene encoding 16S rRNA (cytosine(1402)-N(4))-methyltransferase RsmH, with amino-acid sequence MSDLKIGRHEPVLLREAIEALSVCQDGIYVDGTFGRGGHARAILGRLGPKGALYALDRDPEAVQAAGLLLGDEGRFRIERGSFGALARFCEGWGITGLVDGLLLDIGVSSPQLDDPARGFSFMEDGPLDMRMDPDEGPSAAAWLRQADEREIAQVLWRDGEERYARRIARAIVAARSEAPLETTGDLASLVDGAVPHRERSKHPATRTFQALRILINRELDALKAGLEQSLDVLRAGGRLVVICFHSLEDRLVKRFIRANARVPQAPRRLPVKAPGARPKLRAVGKLIRPSEVECHANPRARSALMRVAEVLA; translated from the coding sequence ATGAGCGATCTGAAGATAGGCCGCCACGAGCCGGTATTGCTTCGAGAAGCGATCGAGGCGCTGTCCGTGTGTCAGGACGGTATCTACGTGGACGGCACCTTCGGGCGCGGGGGGCACGCCAGAGCGATTCTCGGCAGGCTCGGACCCAAGGGCGCGCTTTACGCGCTCGACCGCGATCCCGAGGCGGTACAGGCCGCTGGACTTCTCCTCGGAGACGAGGGTCGGTTCCGGATCGAACGCGGGTCGTTCGGGGCCTTGGCGAGGTTCTGTGAGGGCTGGGGTATTACCGGTCTAGTTGACGGCCTGTTGCTGGATATCGGGGTCTCCTCCCCGCAACTGGACGACCCCGCACGCGGCTTCAGCTTTATGGAAGACGGGCCGTTGGACATGCGCATGGATCCCGACGAGGGTCCATCGGCGGCCGCGTGGCTGCGGCAAGCGGACGAGCGGGAGATCGCGCAAGTGCTGTGGCGTGACGGCGAGGAGCGGTATGCGCGACGCATCGCCAGGGCCATCGTCGCCGCCCGAAGCGAGGCACCGTTAGAGACCACCGGGGATCTCGCCAGTCTGGTGGACGGGGCGGTTCCGCACCGCGAGCGAAGCAAGCATCCGGCCACCCGTACCTTCCAGGCCCTTCGCATCCTCATCAACCGGGAACTCGATGCCCTGAAGGCGGGGTTGGAGCAGAGTCTGGATGTCCTCAGGGCGGGCGGTCGTCTGGTCGTTATCTGTTTCCATTCGCTGGAAGATCGTCTCGTCAAGCGATTCATCAGGGCGAATGCCCGGGTGCCGCAGGCGCCGCGTCGCCTGCCGGTGAAAGCGCCGGGCGCCCGGCCGAAGCTGCGCGCGGTCGGCAAACTCATCCGGCCCTCGGAGGTGGAATGTCACGCCAATCCGAGGGCCCGCAGCGCGCTGATGCGCGTCGCGGAGGTGCTGGCATGA
- the ftsL gene encoding cell division protein FtsL has protein sequence MRQALLIPSVLLGLVIASAVSVVYCKHESRKLFAQLQQQQSMADELAIEWGRLRLEESSLATHGRIEAKALRQLRMRSPGPETTVIVSK, from the coding sequence ATGAGGCAGGCGCTGCTGATCCCCAGTGTGCTCCTCGGCCTGGTCATCGCCAGCGCCGTGTCGGTGGTGTACTGCAAGCACGAGAGCAGGAAGCTCTTCGCCCAGCTCCAGCAGCAGCAGTCGATGGCCGACGAGCTGGCGATCGAGTGGGGCAGGCTCCGCCTGGAGGAAAGCAGCCTGGCCACGCACGGCAGGATAGAGGCCAAGGCCCTCAGACAGCTGAGGATGCGCAGCCCGGGGCCGGAAACGACGGTGATCGTGAGCAAGTGA